A region from the Lolium perenne isolate Kyuss_39 chromosome 4, Kyuss_2.0, whole genome shotgun sequence genome encodes:
- the LOC127332142 gene encoding beta-adaptin-like protein C — MSGHDSKYFSTTKKGEIPELKEELNSQYKDKRKDAVKKVIAAMTVGKDVSSLFTDVVNCMQTENLELKKLVYLYLINYAKSQPDLAILAVNTFVKDSQDPNPLIRALAVRTMGCIRVDKITEYLCDPLQRCLKDDDPYVRKTAAICVAKLYDINAELVEDRGFLEALKDLISDNNPMVVANAVAALAEIQESSARPIFEITSHTLTKLLTALNECTEWGQVFILDSLSRYKATDARDAENIVERVTPRLQHANCAVVLSAVKIILLQMELITSTDVVRNLCKKMAPPLVTLLSAEPEIQYVALRNINLIVQKRPTILAHEIKVFFCKYNDPIYVKMEKLEIMIKLASDRNIDQVLLEFKEYATEVDVDFVRKAVRAIGRCAIKLDRAAERCISVLLELIKIKVNYVVQEAIIVIKDIFRRYPNTYESIIATLCESLDNLDEPEAKASMIWIIGEYAERIDNADELLESFLESFPEEPALVQLQLLTATVKLFLKKPTEGPQQMIQAVLNNATVETDNPDLRDRAYIYWRLLSTDPEAAKDVVLAEKPVISDDSNQLDSSLLDELLANISTLSSVYHKPPEAFISRVKAAPRADDEEFADAGEAGYSESPSQGVDGASPSSSTGTSSNVPVKQPAAPAPIPDLLGDLMGLDNALVPVDEPTALSGPPLPVVLPSTTGQGLQISAQLVRRDGQIFYDISFENGTQSVLDGFMIQFNKNTFGLAAGGPLQVTPLQPGASARTLLPMVFSQNVSPGAPNSLLQVAVKNNQQPVWYFSDKGSLHVFFGEDGKMERTSFLEAWKSLPDDNEFSKEYPNSVINSIDATIENLAASNVFFIAKRKNANMDVLYLSAKIPRGIPFLIELTAAVGVPGAKCAVKTPNKEFVPLFFEAMEPLIK, encoded by the exons ATGAGCGGGCACGACTCCAAGTACTTCTCcaccaccaaaaagggggagatcccCGAGCTCAAGGAGGAGCTCAACTCCCAATACAAG GATAAGAGAAAAGATGCTGTCAAGAAAGTCATTGCGGCGATGACTGTTGGAAAAGATGTCTCATCATTGTTTACAGATGTTGTGAACTGCATGCAGACGGAGAACTTGGAGCTGAAGAAACTAGTATATTTATATCTCATCAACTATGCTAAAAGTCAACCGGACCTAGCCATACTTGCTGTGAACACATTTGTTAAG GATTCACAAGATCCAAATCCACTGATTCGTGCTTTAGCTGTGAGGACAATGGGTTGCATCAGGGTAGACAAAATCACAGAGTATCTGTGTGATCCTCTTCAAAGATGCCTCAAG GATGATGATCCATATGTGCGGAAGACAGCAgctatctgtgttgctaagctttATGATATAAATGCTGAGCTAGTGGAAGACAGAGGCTTTCTAGAGGCCCTGAAGGACTTAATTTCTGACAATAATCCGATGGTAGTTGCAAATGCTGTTGCTGCGCTGGCAGAGATTCAAGAGAGCAGTGCTCGCCCAATCTTTGAGATCACCAGCCATACGTTGACGAAGCTTCTGACTGCTCTGAATGAATGCACAGA GTGGGGACAAGTTTTCATTCTTGATTCTCTGTCAAGGTACAAAGCAACTGATGCCAGGGATGCAGAAAATATAGTGGAACGAGTTACACCTCGTCTACAACATGCGAATTGTGCAGTTGTCCTTTCTGCTGTCAAG ATAATCCTTCTACAAATGGAGCTCATTACTAGCACAGATGTTGTACGGAATCTCTGCAAGAAAATGGCACCGCCTCTTGTTACACTCCTGTCGGCAGAGCCCGAGATTCAGTATGTAGCACTGAGGAACATCAATCTGATTGTTCAAAAAAGGCCTACAATACTCGCACATGAAATTAAG GTCTTCTTTTGCAAGTACAATGACCCAATTTATGTCAAGATGGAAAAGTTGGAGATTATGATAAAGCTTGCCTCAGATCGGAATATTGATCAG GTACTATTGGAGTTTAAGGAGTATGCCACAGAGGTGGATGTTGATTTTGTCAGGAAAGCTGTCCGTGCTATTGGAAGATGTGCAATTAAATTGGACAGAGCTGCTGAAAGGTGCATCAGTGTTTTGCTAGAGCTGATCAAGATAAAGGTTAATTATGTTGTACAGGAAGCCATCATTGTTATCAAGGATATCTTTAGACGCTACCCTAACAC GTATGAGTCTATCATTGCAACACTTTGCGAAAGTTTGGACAATCTAGATGAACCAGAGGCTAAG GCATCAATGATTTGGATAATTGGAGAATATGCTGAAAGAATTGACAATGCTGACGAACTCCTTGAGAGCTTCTTGGAATCATTTCCAGAAGAACCAGCATTAGTGCAACTGCAGTTGCTAACAGCAACTGTCAAATTGTTTCTTAAGAAGCCAACCGAGGGGCCCCAGCAGATGATTCAG GCTGTTCTCAATAATGCAACAGTTGAAACAGACAATCCTGATTTGCGCGATCGAGCTTACATATACTGGCGCCTTCTTTCTACTGATCCAGAG GCAGCCAAAGATGTTGTTCTGGCAGAGAAGCCTGTGATCAGTGACGACTCTAACCAGCTTGACTCTTCACTTCTTGATGAGTTACTAGCAAACATTTCTACTCTATCCTCAGTTTATCACAAGCCTCCAGAAGCATTCATCAGCCGTGTTAAGGCAGCTCCTAGGGCAGACGATGAGGAGTTTGCTGATGCTGGAGAAGCAGGGTATTCGGAGTCACCGTCTCAGGGAGTTGATGGGGCATCACCTTCCTCTAGTACTGGCACTTCATCGAATGTGCCAGTGAAGCAGCCAGCTGCTCCTGCTCCGATCCCAGATCTCCTAGGTGATTTGATGGGTTTGGATAATGCCCTGGTTCCTGTTGACGAGCCTACGGCACTTTCAGG ACCTCCACTACCTGTTGTATTACCTTCTACCACTGGCCAAGGACTCCAGATTAGCGCACAACTAGTGCGGCGCGATGGCCAGATATTCTATGATATATCTTTTGAGAATGGCACCCAGAGTGTATTGGATGGATTTATGATCCAGTTTAACAAGAATACATTTGGTCTTGCAGCTGGTGGACCACTTCAG GTTACTCCACTGCAACCTGGGGCATCAGCCAGGACACTACTTCCTATGGTTTTTTCCCAGAATGTCTCTCCTGGGGCACCAAACTCGCTACTGCAGGTTGCGGTAAAAAATAATCAGCAACCAGTGTGGTATTTCAGTGACAAAGGCTCActgcatgtcttctttggtgaagATGGCAAAATGGAGAGAACGAGTTTTCTTGAA GCATGGAAATCTTTGCCTGATGACAACGAATTTTCAAAAGAATACCCCAACTCTGTCATCAACAGCATAGATGCTACCATCGAGAACCTTGCAGCATCAAATGTGTTCTTTATTGCCAAGCGGAAAAATGCAAACATGGATGTGCTGTATTTGTCGGCGAAGATTCCACGTGGAATTCCGTTCCTGATAGAGCTTACTGCTGCAGTTGGTGTTCCTGGCGCAAAGTGTGCAGTCAAAACTCCTAACAAGGAGTTTGTGCCCCTATTCTTTGAAGCTATGGAGCCTCTTATCAAGTGA